From the genome of Phycicoccus duodecadis:
CCCAGGGCGGCTGACGTGGTGCACAGACAACACCCGCCGCCGACCGGCTGTCAATGGTTCGTCCGCGCACCATTGGGGCGGCATCCTCGGTCGCACGCCGACGAGGCCCCGACCGCCCGGGGGTGGTCGGGGCCTCGTCGGGGAGGTCGGTCAGACGGTGGGGTCGCGCCGCTCGTCACCGAGGTCGGTGCGGGCCTCGTCGGGGACGTCGGTGCGGTCGGCGCGGTCGGGGCCGTCGGCGCGGTCCAGCCGCTCGCCGGTCTCGGGGTCGAGCCGGTGGCCGTCGTCGTCGGTGGGCACGTCCGGGTCGTGCCGGTCGGCCTCGCGCAGCCGCGCCTCGCGCTCGCTGCGGATCTCGTCGGCGGACGCCGCCCGCTCGTCGGCCTCCTGCTCGAGGCGCTCGGCGTCGAGCTGGCGCTGGCGGGCGTCGGCCTGGGCCAGGTCGGACTCGGCCCGGGCGCGGGCGGCGTCGGCCTCGCGCTGGCGCAGCTCGCGGTCGTGCTGGGCGGCGTCCTCACGGATCTCCTGGGCGTGGGCGCGCTCGGCCTCGACCTTGCGAGCGCCCCCTCGGCGCATGAGGACGGCGGCGACGGCCACGAGGACGAGGACGACGACGATGATGATGGCGAGGGTCATGCCGGTCATGAGGGCTCCTGACGCAGGGGACGGCGGTGCCGAGCAACCTAGTCCCCGGCATCCGCCCACAGGGCCCGCGTGACGGACCGAAACCCGAGGTCACGGCGGGTGCGGCCGCCGCGGTGGCCCCGCGACGGCATCCGGCCGAGGCGTCCGAGCGCCCCCTGGCCGAGGGGGTCAGGCCAGGCGGGTGAGCCAGCCGTGGGTGTCCTCGGCGCGCCCGTACTGCACGTCCAGCAGCGCGGTGCGGATGGCGCGGGTGACCTCGCCGCCTTCGTCGCCGGCGGTGGACGGGGCCGACCCGCCCTCCCAGCGCAGCTCGCCGACGGGGGTGACCACGGCCGCGGTGCCGCACGCGAAGATCTCGCGGATGCTGCCGTCGCGCACGCCCTCCTGCCACTCCTCGATGGGGACGCGGCGCTCCTCCGGTTCGAGGCCGAGGTCCTTGGCGAGCTCGAGGATGGAGCTACGGGTGACGCCTTCGAGGATGGTGCCGGTGAGCTCCGGCGTGACGAGCCGGTGGTCGTCGGTGACGAGGAACAGGTTCATCCCGCCCAGCTCCTCGATGTAGGTCTGGGTGGCCGAGTCGAGGAAGACCGCCTGGTCGCAGCCGTGCTCGATGCCCTCGAGCTGGCCCGCGAGTGACGACGCGTAGTTGCCGCCGGTCTTGGCGGCGCCGGTGCCCCCGGCGCCGGCGCGGGCGAAGTGCTGCGAGATCCACAGCGTGACCGGCTTGAGGCCGCCCGAGAAGTACGCGCCCGCGGGTGAGGCGATGACCGAGTAGGTGACCTCCGCGGCGGGGCGCACGCCGAGGAAGGCCTCGGAGGCGTACATGAAGGGGCGCAGGTAGAGGCTGGTCTCGCCGGTGCCGTAGGCCGGGACCCAGGCCTGGTCGACCTCCACGAGGGCCTTGAGCGAGGCGAGGAAGTCGTCGGTGGGCAGCTCGGGCAGGGCCAGGCGGCGCGCGCTGCGCTGCATCCGCTCGGCGTTGGCCTCGGGGCGGAAGGACCAGACGCTGCCGTCCTCGTGCCGGTAGGCCTTCAGGCCCTCGAAGATCTCCTGCGCGTAGTGCAGCACCGCGGCGCTCGGCATGATCGTGATCGGGCCGTAGGGGTGGATGCGGCCGTCGTGCCAGTCCTCGCCGCGGGTCCAGGTGGCGGAGGCCATGTGGTCGGTGAAGTGCACCCCGAAGCCGGGGTCGGCGAGGATCTCGGCGCGCCGCTGCTCGCCGGCCGGGTCGGGTCGACGCTCGAGGGTGAAGCTGAGGCTCATGGGGATGACGGTCCTTTCCTCGGGGAGCGGCGGCGCTCCCCCGCAGGCTACCGGTCCTTCACGTTCTCGCCCCCTGCGGGAAGGTTCAGGCTCGCACCGCAACGGTTCCGTGGCGAGGGCGAAGGTTCCCCCATCGGGCGAAAAAGTTCAGGCGGGGGTGGGGGCGGGGGTGGGGCGCGGGTGGGTCAGAGGCGCGCGGCGATGGCGTCGCCGACGGCGGTCGTGCTGCGCGGCGCGCTCCCCCGCTCGGCGAGGTCGGCGGCCACCGCCCGCTCGACCCGCTCGGCCTCGTCGACGAGCCCGAGGTGGGCGAGCAGCATCGAGACCGACAGGACGGTCGCCGTGGGGTCGGCCACGCCCTGCCCCGCGATGTCCGGCGCTGAGCCGTGCACCGGCTCGAACATGCTCGGGAAGCGGCGCTCGGGGTTGATGTTGCCGCTGGCCGCGAGCCCGATGCCCCCGGCGATGGCCGCGGCGATGTCGGTGATGATGTCGCCGAACAGGTTGTCGGTCACGACGACGTCGAAGCGACCCGGGTCGGTGGCCAGGAAGATGGTCGCGGCGTCGACGTGCTGGTAGGCGGTCTCGACGTCCAGGAACTCGGCGCCGACCTCCTCGACCGTGCGCCGCCAGAGGTGGCCGGCGTGGGTCAGGACGTTGTGCTTGTGCACCAGCGTGAGGTGCCGGCGGGGGCGCGCCTGGGCGCGGGCGAAGGCGTCACGGACCACCCGCTCGACCCCGAAGCGGGTGTTGACGCTGACCTCGGTGGCGATCTCGTGCGGGGTGCCCGTGCGCAGCGACCCGCCGTTGCCGACGTACGGCCCCTCGGTCCCCTCGCGCACGACCACGAAGTCGATGCCGTCCGGCGCCACCCGCTCGACGGCCAGCGGGCTCTCGACGCCCGGGTAGAGCTTGGCCGGCCGCAGGTTCACGTAGTGCTCGAGCGCGAAGCGCAGCGGCAGCAGGACGCCGCGCTCCAGGACGCCGCTCGGCACGGTGGGGTCGCCGATCGCGCCGAGCAGGATGGCGTCGTGGGCCTTGACCTCGTCGAGCACCGACGCCGGCAGCGTCTCACCGGTGGCGTGCCAGCGGCGGGCGCCGAGGTCGTACTCGGTGGTGGTGACCTTCGGCCCCGCGGGGCCGGTGACGGCCTCGAGGATCTTCAGCCCCTCCGCCACGACCTCCGGGCCGATGCCGTCGCCGCCGATGACGGCGATGTCGAGGGAGGTCACGGGCGTCGGGGCGGCGCTGGGCATGCGGACCAGGGTAGGTCGCGTCTCGCTCCCCGGGACCGACCGTCCGGAGTCCGGACCCTCACCCGTGTCGCCGGGCGGCTCAGTCGTCGGAGTGGCCCTGGTCGCGCAGGTCCAGTGACTCCTGCAGCGCCTGACGCGCGCGGGCGGCCTCGTCGTAGGTGGTGTTCTCGTTCATGGTGGTCTCGCATCCCGCGGCCGGGCCGCGTCTGTCGGTGGTGGGGTTCGTTCCTCGAGCCGGTGGGTGGCACCCGCGAGGAGCCGGCGGGGTCGCGGGGCTCTCCGCGACGGGGATGCCGGCTACCTGACCCCGCCGCGGCCGGGAATGAGGAGTACCCGCCGCGTCATCCTTCGACGGTAGTAGGACGTTCTCGTACCGACGAACGGCATCCATCATATGGACCCCGTGGACGTCGTGATGGGCGTCACAGAGGGGTCTACACGACTGGATCCGTCGCCGCGGAGGCCGTAGGCCACCCGATCCGCACGCGAGCCTCCCCGCTCGAACGCCGGACACGCCGACGGCGGGCCACCCGCGAGGGGCGGCCCGCCGTGCGGGACGGTGGCGGTGCTCAGCCGAGCGCGACGACCTTGACCGTGTCGGCGCCGATCTCGGCGCCGATGGCGCTGACGACGTCGTCCGGGATGGCGCTGTCGACGGTGAGCGCGACGAGCGCGGTGCCCCCCTCGTCCTGGCGCGACACCTGCATCGAGGCGATGTTGACGTCGGCGTCGCCGAGGAGGCGGCCGAGCGCGCCGATGACGCCCGGGCGGTCGACGTAGGAGAAGAACGCCATGTGCCGACTCATCGGGACCTCGAGGTCGAAGCCGTTGACCCCGATGACCTTCTGGACCATCTTCGGCCCCGTGAGGGTGCCGGCGACCGACACCACGGTGCCGTCGGCCAGGGTGCCGCGCAGCGTGGTGACGTTGCGGTACTCGTCGCTCGTGGCGTCGGTGACCAGACGCGACTCGCAGCCGCGCTCCTTGGCCAGCAGCGGCGCGTTGACGTAGGTCACCGGGTCCTCGGTGACGTCGGTGAAGACGCCCTTGAGGGCCGCGAGCTCCCACACCGAGACGTCGTGCGCAGTGATCTCGCCCCGTACCTCGATGTCGAGCTGGACCGGCACCGAGCCGGCGATGGCGGTGAAGACGCGACCCAGCTTCTCGACCAGGTCGATGCCGGGGCGCACCTCCTCGGCCACCGCGCCGCCGGAGACGTTGACGGCGTCGGGGACGAGGTCGCCGCCGAGCGCCAGGCGCACCGACCTGGCGACCGCGACCCCGGCCTTCTCCTGGGCCTCCTCGGTGGACGCGCCCAGGTGCGGGGTCACGACGACCGACTCGAACGCGAAGAGCGGGCTGTCGGTGCACGGCTCCTTGGCGTACACGTCGAGGCCGGCGCCGGCGACGCGCCCCTCGGCGATGGCGGCGGCCAGGGCCTCCTCGTCGAGGACGCCCCCGCGGGCGGCGTTGATGATGCGCACGGTGGGCTTGACCTTGGTCAGGGCCTCCTTGCCGATGAGGCCCATCGTCTCGGG
Proteins encoded in this window:
- a CDS encoding branched-chain amino acid aminotransferase, whose product is MSLSFTLERRPDPAGEQRRAEILADPGFGVHFTDHMASATWTRGEDWHDGRIHPYGPITIMPSAAVLHYAQEIFEGLKAYRHEDGSVWSFRPEANAERMQRSARRLALPELPTDDFLASLKALVEVDQAWVPAYGTGETSLYLRPFMYASEAFLGVRPAAEVTYSVIASPAGAYFSGGLKPVTLWISQHFARAGAGGTGAAKTGGNYASSLAGQLEGIEHGCDQAVFLDSATQTYIEELGGMNLFLVTDDHRLVTPELTGTILEGVTRSSILELAKDLGLEPEERRVPIEEWQEGVRDGSIREIFACGTAAVVTPVGELRWEGGSAPSTAGDEGGEVTRAIRTALLDVQYGRAEDTHGWLTRLA
- a CDS encoding 3-isopropylmalate dehydrogenase; translation: MPSAAPTPVTSLDIAVIGGDGIGPEVVAEGLKILEAVTGPAGPKVTTTEYDLGARRWHATGETLPASVLDEVKAHDAILLGAIGDPTVPSGVLERGVLLPLRFALEHYVNLRPAKLYPGVESPLAVERVAPDGIDFVVVREGTEGPYVGNGGSLRTGTPHEIATEVSVNTRFGVERVVRDAFARAQARPRRHLTLVHKHNVLTHAGHLWRRTVEEVGAEFLDVETAYQHVDAATIFLATDPGRFDVVVTDNLFGDIITDIAAAIAGGIGLAASGNINPERRFPSMFEPVHGSAPDIAGQGVADPTATVLSVSMLLAHLGLVDEAERVERAVAADLAERGSAPRSTTAVGDAIAARL
- a CDS encoding 3-isopropylmalate dehydrogenase is translated as MNENTTYDEAARARQALQESLDLRDQGHSDD
- the serA gene encoding phosphoglycerate dehydrogenase produces the protein MTKPVVLIAEELSPATVDALGPDFEVRHTDGADRSQLLPALDGVDAVLIRSATQMDAEAIAAAKSLKVIARAGVGLDNVDVDAATKAGVMVVNAPTSNITSAAELAIGLLLACARNIAPANEVLKGGKWARSKYGGVELLEKKVGIVGFGRIGQLVAERLKGFGVEILAYDPYVSVQRAGQLGARLVTLDELLAESDFITIHLPKTPETMGLIGKEALTKVKPTVRIINAARGGVLDEEALAAAIAEGRVAGAGLDVYAKEPCTDSPLFAFESVVVTPHLGASTEEAQEKAGVAVARSVRLALGGDLVPDAVNVSGGAVAEEVRPGIDLVEKLGRVFTAIAGSVPVQLDIEVRGEITAHDVSVWELAALKGVFTDVTEDPVTYVNAPLLAKERGCESRLVTDATSDEYRNVTTLRGTLADGTVVSVAGTLTGPKMVQKVIGVNGFDLEVPMSRHMAFFSYVDRPGVIGALGRLLGDADVNIASMQVSRQDEGGTALVALTVDSAIPDDVVSAIGAEIGADTVKVVALG